One window from the genome of Salvia miltiorrhiza cultivar Shanhuang (shh) chromosome 7, IMPLAD_Smil_shh, whole genome shotgun sequence encodes:
- the LOC130993242 gene encoding putative GEM-like protein 8 isoform X2 codes for MEVKHMRTRYGKTSMLKEHAIGAPISSAKYAFVYKNSLKELLPDPAAQYQLLPSPANHYSKIRTDRGNSVIAKMIKLGKAMDVIAQGIREHVRLGPKLSETVKGKLSLGARILQVGGVEKVFKQKFNVTDDEKLLKASQCYLSTTAGPIAGLLFVSTERVAFCSERSIRISSPNGKLLKAHYKVMIPLRKLKRAHESENAKKPAEKYVHLVTGDNFDFWFMGFLNHQRTLKYLQQVIHQAR; via the exons ATGGAAGTGAAGCATATGAGAACGAGATATGGGAAGACGAGTATGCTTAAGGAACATGCTATTGGGGCTCCGATCAGCTCAGCAAAGTACGCATTCGTGTATAAGAACAGTTTGAAGGAACTTTTACCTGATCCTGCTGCACAGTACCAACTGCTGCCTTCTCCAGCCAATCATTATTCCAAGATAAGAACTG ATAGAGGAAATTCAGTGATTGCCAAGATGATCAAACTTGGCAAAGCCATGGATGTCATTGCTCAGGGAATCAGAGAACATG TGAGACTAGGGCCAAAGTTAAGTGAAACAGTTAAAGGAAAACTGAGTTTAGGCGCGAGGATCCTCCAGGTGGGTGGAGTCGAGAAAGTATTCAAGCAGAAATTCAACGTTACCGATGATGAGAAACTGTTGAAGGCTTCTCAATGCTATCTATCAACAACAGCAGGACCAATAGCAGGACTCCTCTTTGTTTCCACTGAAAGAGTCGCCTTCTGCAGTGAGAGATCCATCAGAATCTCGTCTCCAAATGGAAAGCTGCTAAAAGCACATTACAAG GTCATGATCCCCCTAAGGAAACTAAAGAGAGCCCACGAAAGTGAGAATGCGAAGAAACCAGCAGAGAAATACGTGCATCTAGTAACAGGGGACAATTTCGATTTCTGGTTCATGGGATTTCTCAACCATCAAAGAACATTAAAGTATCTCCAACAAGTAATCCACCAAGCAAGATGA
- the LOC130993242 gene encoding putative GEM-like protein 8 isoform X1, protein MEVKHMRTRYGKTSMLKEHAIGAPISSAKYAFVYKNSLKELLPDPAAQYQLLPSPANHYSKIRTDRGNSVIAKMIKLGKAMDVIAQGIREHVRLGPKLSETVKGKLSLGARILQVGGVEKVFKQKFNVTDDEKLLKASQCYLSTTAGPIAGLLFVSTERVAFCSERSIRISSPNGKLLKAHYKVRSSLLYFQLNTFTFQPKNMVQIKLYVQVMIPLRKLKRAHESENAKKPAEKYVHLVTGDNFDFWFMGFLNHQRTLKYLQQVIHQAR, encoded by the exons ATGGAAGTGAAGCATATGAGAACGAGATATGGGAAGACGAGTATGCTTAAGGAACATGCTATTGGGGCTCCGATCAGCTCAGCAAAGTACGCATTCGTGTATAAGAACAGTTTGAAGGAACTTTTACCTGATCCTGCTGCACAGTACCAACTGCTGCCTTCTCCAGCCAATCATTATTCCAAGATAAGAACTG ATAGAGGAAATTCAGTGATTGCCAAGATGATCAAACTTGGCAAAGCCATGGATGTCATTGCTCAGGGAATCAGAGAACATG TGAGACTAGGGCCAAAGTTAAGTGAAACAGTTAAAGGAAAACTGAGTTTAGGCGCGAGGATCCTCCAGGTGGGTGGAGTCGAGAAAGTATTCAAGCAGAAATTCAACGTTACCGATGATGAGAAACTGTTGAAGGCTTCTCAATGCTATCTATCAACAACAGCAGGACCAATAGCAGGACTCCTCTTTGTTTCCACTGAAAGAGTCGCCTTCTGCAGTGAGAGATCCATCAGAATCTCGTCTCCAAATGGAAAGCTGCTAAAAGCACATTACAAGGTAAGATCATCACTTCTATATTTCCAACTCAATACGTTTACATTTCAGCCAAAAAACATGGTGCAAATAAAACTATATGTGCAGGTCATGATCCCCCTAAGGAAACTAAAGAGAGCCCACGAAAGTGAGAATGCGAAGAAACCAGCAGAGAAATACGTGCATCTAGTAACAGGGGACAATTTCGATTTCTGGTTCATGGGATTTCTCAACCATCAAAGAACATTAAAGTATCTCCAACAAGTAATCCACCAAGCAAGATGA